In the genome of Candidatus Bipolaricaulota bacterium, the window GGCGGGTTGGGGTCAAGGTCCGCGACGAGATCGCCCGCTTCATCGATGTGTTCAACCTGATGGTGAAGATGATCGGATCACGCGAGCAGGCGTTGCGTGAGATGATCATCCTGGACGAGGAGACCGGAGCCTATACGTTCTCCTACTTCCAGCGGCTCATCGACCAAGAGATAAAGAAGGGGCTGCGCTACGGCCATCCGACTTCGATCCTGTTGATCGACATCAAGGGGATCACAGAGCTGCCCGCGCCCGATAAACGAAGGTTGCTCCAGGCGACGGCCAACTTCCTGACAGGACGGCTCCGGTCGGTCGATCCGGTATTCCGCGTCAGCGACCAGCGCTTCGTCGCGCTCCTCCCCGAGACACCCCTCTCCGGCGCTCGGGCGGCGGCGGAGCGCCTGGCCAGCCAGGTGGCGGACCTCAAAGTGGAGACCGGCCTTGCATTTACAATTACCATCAAGGCCATCGGATGGAGCGGTGAGGAACCGCCGAAGCTGGATGAACTGCTGAACCAAGTTCGCTCTCCCCACGAAGGCAGCTAGTACAGGACATGAAACGAAATACCGGCAAACTGCCCATCCTCGTGATCCTGTCCGCAAGCCTGATGCTGGCGCTCATCCCGGTGGCGGTGCAGGCCGCTTCCTCTCCGACGGTCACTATCAGGGCGATCGAGATCAAGAACCTGGTTCCGTTTGAGATCACATTTCAGCTCCAGAACACCGGTGACAAGAAGCTGGAGCGGATCATCGGAGATGCTACGCTGACCGACAGGTTCGGCATCACGATCGACGAGCTCCCGATCGAGCCATTCTCCGTCGCTCCGCAGACGACGGCCACAATAACGGTGACCAGCCGCTGGGAGTTTCAGAAGGTAGGGATCTATCTGCTCCAGATCACGCTTGATGTCGGAGCGGGCTCCCTCATATCCAAGTCGCTTGCGTTCCGCATCGTCCCGATCAGCCTCCCCCATGCTCCGCCCGTGCATATGGAGGGTGAGGGCCTGTACACGGTGCACCAACAACCGGCGAACTGGGGGATCCCCCTGATCAACGCTCCTCAGGCATGGGAGACGACTTACGGCAAGAATGAGGTGGTCGTCGCCGTGATCGATTCCGGCATCGACAGCAGCATCCCGGAACTCGCCCGCAGCATGTGGACGAACCCGGGAGAGATCCCCGACAACGGGATGGACGACGACGGCAACGGATACGTCGACGACATCCACGGATGGGATTTTCGGGACAACGATAACAGCTCGCTCGTCGGCTCTAAGCTTCATTGGCATGGTACCTTCGTGGCATCGATCATCGCGGCCTGGCCGGATGACAAGGGAATCGTGGGTGTAGCGCCGGGGGTGAAGCTCATGGACCTGCGGTTCCTCGACTCGCGCAATCTGTTCTACGGTTCAGATTGGAAGAAGTTCGCGGCGGCGATCGATTACGCGGTCGACAACGGCGCCGACATCATCAACATGAGCATATACGCGAACGGAAAGCCCCCCAGTTACTTCGAGCACGCCATCCGCCGGGCT includes:
- a CDS encoding S8 family serine peptidase — protein: MKRNTGKLPILVILSASLMLALIPVAVQAASSPTVTIRAIEIKNLVPFEITFQLQNTGDKKLERIIGDATLTDRFGITIDELPIEPFSVAPQTTATITVTSRWEFQKVGIYLLQITLDVGAGSLISKSLAFRIVPISLPHAPPVHMEGEGLYTVHQQPANWGIPLINAPQAWETTYGKNEVVVAVIDSGIDSSIPELARSMWTNPGEIPDNGMDDDGNGYVDDIHGWDFRDNDNSSLVGSKLHWHGTFVASIIAAWPDDKGIVGVAPGVKLMDLRFLDSRNLFYGSDWKKFAAAIDYAVDNGADIINMSIYANGKPPSYFEHAIRRAVAHGVIVVGIAGNDGKPQVSYPAKYSSILAVSAIDRNEHLASFSNYGPEVEITAPGARVTALFPGGIAGTASGTSFAAPHVCGVLALILSAHPGMTGEQAVSLLEASAIDLKPPGRDYYFGYGLINAAAGVSR